From a single Arachis hypogaea cultivar Tifrunner chromosome 3, arahy.Tifrunner.gnm2.J5K5, whole genome shotgun sequence genomic region:
- the LOC112778642 gene encoding uncharacterized protein, whose translation MAREEEVRVGASTVDCPVILRGIALVGRTRMRVRVSTRVKASHSFILFAKIEELGLKVSELPFDLHVHIPHQTVTTRLGCRQVGFKLEGRDFVHDLFCLPMFGLEMILGFDWLSKNRVLLDCFEWTIQFMPKGESGAVITVGYYMNSVVVHCSGEECQGYILLTANASGDTQGLNQIPVVRDFSEVFPKDIPKFPLKREIVFAIKLVPGV comes from the exons ATGGCAAGGGAAGAGGAAGTCAGAGTGGGTGCTTCAACTGTGGATTGTCCGGTCATATTGCGAGGGATTGCACTCGTGGGAAGAACTCGAATGCGGGTCAGAGTTAGCACCAGGGTCAA agcatcacattcatttatCTTGTTTGCTAAGATTGAGGAATTAGGCTTGAAAGTGTCAGAGTTACCTTTTGATCTGCATGTACATATCCCGCATCAGACTGTTACGACTAGATTAGGTTGTAGacaagtaggtttcaagcttgagggTAGAGATTTTGTACATGATTTGTTCTGTTTACCTATGTTTGGGTTGGAGATGATTTTAGGGTTTGATTGGTTATCGAAAAATAGggttttgttggattgctttgaatGGACAATTCAATTTATGCCGAAAGGAGAGAGTGGAGCAGTGATAACTGTAGGATATTACATGAACTCTGTTGTGGTGCACTGTAGTGGGGAAGAGTGTCAGGGTTACATCTTGTTAACTGCTAATGCTTCAGGTGATACCCAAGGCTTAAATCAGATTCCGGTAGTTAGGGATTTTTCGGAGGTGTTTCCGAAAGATATCCCTAAGTTCCCACTTAAACGGGAGATTGTGTTTGCGATTAAACTGGTACCGGGAGTGTAA